In a single window of the Desulfocurvibacter africanus subsp. africanus DSM 2603 genome:
- a CDS encoding phage tail assembly chaperone yields MDYRQALRDMPGQEGVPWSGADDPAVPWPEPMVE; encoded by the coding sequence CTGGACTATCGGCAAGCCTTGCGGGACATGCCGGGGCAGGAGGGGGTTCCGTGGAGTGGAGCGGATGATCCGGCTGTGCCGTGGCCGGAGCCGATGGTAGAGTAA
- a CDS encoding BrnA antitoxin family protein, giving the protein MSRKADVVRMTSEEARRIRSETDEARVEAIRDEEITRRAQEDPDNPPVDEEFLAGDWERTDLRQAKKPVTIRLDSEVIDWFKRGDRCGLSDAYQQGAAGLRAAPEGAPGKGWEG; this is encoded by the coding sequence ATGTCTCGCAAGGCTGATGTGGTCAGGATGACCTCGGAAGAGGCCCGGCGAATCCGCTCGGAAACCGATGAGGCGCGAGTCGAGGCCATACGCGACGAGGAGATCACTAGGCGCGCCCAGGAAGATCCGGACAACCCGCCTGTGGACGAGGAGTTCCTGGCTGGCGACTGGGAACGCACGGATCTGCGGCAAGCCAAGAAGCCCGTGACCATCCGCCTCGATTCCGAGGTAATCGACTGGTTCAAGCGCGGCGATCGGTGCGGCCTATCAGACGCGTATCAACAAGGTGCTGCTGGCCTACGTGCGGCACCAGAAGGTGCGCCGGGAAAAGGCTGGGAGGGGTAG
- a CDS encoding Y-family DNA polymerase: MPVYALADCNSFYASCEKAFNPQLKNRPVAVLSNNDGCVVSRSAEAKKLGIPMGAPAFKHEALFKANNVAVFSSNYALYGDMSARVMRTMADMVPACEVYSIDEAFLRLDGLRGDMTAICGKIRERVLRWTGIPISIGIGETKTLAKAANKLAKQSNGIFDLRGPDADEWLASLDVGDVWGVGPQYAKLLQSRRIHTALDLKRADRVWIRKHMTVQGLQTVLELNGQPCIPMEQAPPPKKAICCSRSFGAYVRSLEGLREAVASYATRAAEKLRGQDSVCSIVQVFIRTNPFKPEHRQHAELAQATLPVASDYTPDLLRAALGILERLFRTGHAYQKAGVLLAGIEPKGSRQLSLIAPQPADESKRGKAMAVLDAANRRYGRGALAYAAGGIEPEWGMKREKLSPAYTTRWDQLLEVRGGR, encoded by the coding sequence ATGCCCGTGTACGCCCTGGCTGATTGCAACAGCTTCTACGCGAGTTGCGAGAAGGCCTTCAATCCGCAACTCAAGAACCGGCCCGTAGCCGTGCTCTCCAACAATGACGGCTGCGTGGTGTCCCGTTCGGCCGAGGCCAAAAAGCTGGGCATCCCTATGGGCGCACCGGCCTTCAAGCACGAGGCGTTGTTCAAAGCCAACAACGTGGCCGTGTTCAGCTCGAATTACGCGCTTTACGGTGATATGTCGGCTCGGGTCATGCGCACCATGGCCGACATGGTGCCGGCCTGCGAGGTATACTCGATTGATGAAGCCTTCCTGCGGCTGGACGGTCTGCGCGGCGACATGACCGCCATTTGCGGCAAGATCCGTGAGCGGGTGCTGCGCTGGACTGGCATCCCGATATCCATCGGCATCGGCGAAACCAAGACGCTGGCCAAGGCAGCCAACAAGTTGGCTAAGCAGAGCAACGGAATCTTCGATCTGCGCGGGCCGGACGCGGACGAGTGGCTGGCCAGTCTCGACGTGGGAGACGTGTGGGGCGTCGGGCCCCAGTATGCCAAGCTGCTGCAAAGCAGGCGCATCCACACGGCCCTGGACCTCAAGCGCGCCGACCGCGTTTGGATTCGCAAACACATGACCGTGCAGGGCCTGCAAACGGTGCTTGAACTGAACGGTCAGCCGTGCATCCCCATGGAGCAGGCGCCACCGCCAAAGAAGGCCATTTGCTGCTCGCGGAGTTTCGGAGCCTACGTGCGCAGCCTGGAGGGGCTGCGCGAAGCCGTGGCTAGCTATGCTACACGCGCGGCCGAGAAGTTGCGCGGGCAGGATTCGGTGTGCAGCATCGTGCAGGTCTTCATCCGCACTAACCCTTTCAAGCCCGAGCATCGCCAACATGCCGAGTTGGCCCAGGCCACTCTACCCGTTGCCTCGGACTACACGCCGGACCTGCTGCGGGCTGCCTTGGGCATTCTGGAGCGCCTGTTCCGGACTGGCCACGCCTACCAGAAGGCCGGCGTGCTCCTGGCCGGCATCGAGCCAAAAGGCAGTCGGCAACTCTCACTTATCGCGCCACAGCCAGCAGATGAATCCAAACGCGGCAAGGCCATGGCCGTGCTCGATGCGGCCAACCGCAGGTATGGACGGGGTGCGCTGGCTTATGCGGCCGGAGGAATCGAGCCGGAGTGGGGCATGAAGAGAGAGAAGCTGTCGCCAGCGTACACGACGAGGTGGGATCAGTTGTTGGAGGTCAGGGGGGGGAGATGA
- a CDS encoding methyl-accepting chemotaxis protein, with product MLKNMRLGVKLIGGFSLTAAIALFIGLVGLYVADNLGDNVQEIGEARLPSVSSLKSVQSEISTIQFAMRTLLSPYIDAEARQRQYKNIDQARQEYAKALQIYEPLPQTKEGAEAWERFKPVVQAAAALNNKALEVSKKLQETGILNPDALMASLQTFRGDHYKLEADVGNLLLTGRTFQGGEDPTACNLGRWMAGYKTTNPRIKQALSDIRASHDAFHKAAAECKHAVSAGRKAEAVTLFQQAMIPNAQKTFGTLEHIQAEAQVAQGVFVEMAGIALGDGRIKMNETFAILSELVTINENVARASVLDAEAKAALGKTVVIAGMLIGVILALSLGLLLTRAITRPVAQGVEFAQAMSRGDFTRQLRIEQKDEIGVLASALNNMVEQLQEVVREVRGAADNVASGSEELSASSESLSQGATEQAASVEEISSSMEQMSANIRQNADNAQQTERIALKVATDARKGGEAVEQTVGAMKQIAEKISIIEEIARQTNLLALNAAIEAARAGEHGKGFAVVAAEVRKLAERSGAAAGEISELSGSSVEIAEKAGEMLTRIVPDIQKTAELVQEIAAASNEQNSGAEQINKAIQQLDNVVQQNASGAEETASTSEELTSQAEQLQQTISFFRIADEKSAAGSRKALTPGRSTQNRKPALPTANARGGNGGGAKRVNLNLDSAAQDSEFERF from the coding sequence ATGCTCAAGAACATGCGGCTAGGCGTCAAGCTCATCGGCGGGTTCTCGCTCACGGCGGCCATCGCGCTGTTCATCGGCCTTGTGGGGCTCTACGTGGCCGACAACCTGGGAGACAACGTACAAGAGATCGGTGAGGCGCGCCTGCCCAGCGTGTCCAGCCTCAAAAGCGTGCAATCCGAGATATCAACAATCCAGTTCGCCATGCGCACGCTGCTTAGCCCATATATCGATGCCGAGGCCAGGCAGCGACAATACAAGAACATTGACCAAGCCCGCCAAGAATACGCCAAAGCCCTGCAAATCTATGAGCCCTTGCCGCAGACCAAGGAGGGGGCCGAGGCCTGGGAGCGCTTTAAGCCGGTCGTACAGGCGGCGGCCGCCTTGAACAACAAGGCCCTGGAGGTTTCCAAGAAACTCCAGGAGACGGGCATCCTCAACCCCGACGCGCTCATGGCCAGCCTGCAGACGTTTCGCGGCGACCACTACAAGCTGGAGGCCGATGTCGGCAACCTCCTGCTCACCGGCCGCACCTTTCAAGGCGGCGAAGACCCCACGGCCTGTAACCTGGGCCGCTGGATGGCCGGCTACAAGACGACCAACCCGAGGATCAAGCAGGCCCTGTCCGACATCCGCGCCTCGCACGACGCCTTCCACAAAGCAGCAGCCGAATGTAAGCACGCGGTGTCCGCGGGCAGGAAAGCCGAGGCAGTGACGCTCTTCCAGCAGGCCATGATCCCCAACGCGCAGAAGACATTCGGAACACTGGAGCACATCCAGGCCGAGGCCCAGGTCGCCCAAGGCGTGTTCGTCGAGATGGCCGGCATCGCCCTTGGCGACGGGCGCATAAAGATGAACGAGACCTTCGCCATCCTGAGCGAGCTGGTGACCATCAACGAGAACGTGGCCCGTGCATCCGTGCTCGACGCCGAAGCAAAAGCCGCCTTGGGCAAGACCGTGGTCATCGCAGGCATGCTCATCGGCGTCATTTTGGCCCTGAGCCTCGGGCTGCTGCTCACCCGCGCCATCACTCGACCCGTCGCCCAGGGAGTTGAGTTCGCCCAGGCCATGTCCAGGGGCGACTTCACGCGCCAGCTGCGCATTGAGCAGAAGGACGAGATCGGCGTGCTGGCCTCGGCGCTAAACAACATGGTCGAACAGCTGCAAGAGGTCGTGCGCGAGGTTCGCGGGGCGGCCGACAACGTGGCATCAGGCAGCGAGGAGCTCTCGGCATCCTCCGAGTCCCTGTCCCAGGGCGCGACCGAGCAGGCCGCCAGCGTGGAGGAGATCTCCTCCAGCATGGAGCAGATGAGCGCCAACATCCGCCAGAACGCTGACAATGCCCAACAGACCGAAAGGATCGCCCTCAAGGTCGCCACGGATGCCCGCAAGGGCGGCGAGGCCGTGGAGCAGACCGTGGGCGCCATGAAGCAGATCGCCGAAAAGATCTCCATCATCGAGGAGATCGCCCGCCAGACCAATCTGCTGGCGCTCAATGCCGCCATCGAGGCCGCCCGCGCAGGCGAGCACGGCAAGGGCTTCGCCGTGGTTGCGGCAGAGGTGCGCAAGCTTGCTGAACGCAGCGGCGCGGCAGCCGGAGAGATCAGCGAATTGTCCGGATCGAGCGTGGAGATTGCTGAAAAGGCAGGCGAGATGCTGACAAGGATCGTGCCCGACATCCAGAAAACGGCCGAGCTCGTGCAGGAGATCGCCGCGGCCAGTAATGAGCAGAATTCGGGTGCAGAGCAGATCAACAAGGCCATACAGCAACTGGACAACGTCGTGCAGCAGAACGCCTCTGGGGCCGAGGAGACGGCCTCCACGAGCGAGGAACTCACCAGCCAGGCCGAACAGCTGCAGCAGACAATCAGCTTCTTCAGAATAGCAGATGAGAAGAGCGCGGCCGGTTCGCGCAAGGCCCTGACCCCGGGCCGAAGCACCCAGAACCGCAAACCGGCCCTCCCGACAGCCAATGCTAGGGGTGGAAACGGCGGGGGTGCAAAGCGGGTCAACTTGAATCTGGATTCGGCCGCCCAGGATAGCGAGTTCGAGCGATTCTAG
- a CDS encoding DUF1540 domain-containing protein, with the protein MAMKMPTVQKCSVSDCAYNTEQACHALAITIGEKPSDPLCDTFFSSSKHGGVKEATAGVGACKSFDCSFNQNYECTASSIQVGMKQSQPDCLTFQRR; encoded by the coding sequence ATGGCCATGAAAATGCCAACCGTCCAGAAATGTTCCGTATCCGACTGCGCCTACAATACGGAGCAGGCGTGCCATGCCCTGGCGATCACCATCGGTGAGAAGCCGTCCGATCCCCTCTGCGACACCTTCTTCAGCTCCTCCAAGCATGGCGGCGTTAAGGAGGCAACGGCTGGAGTGGGCGCTTGCAAATCCTTCGACTGCAGCTTTAACCAGAATTACGAGTGCACGGCTTCCTCCATCCAGGTCGGGATGAAGCAAAGCCAACCGGATTGCCTGACGTTCCAGCGACGCTAG
- a CDS encoding LexA family protein: MLCRVQAGFPSPADDYVEQSLDLNEHLVRNPPATYFVRASGDSMEGVGIRPGDLLVVDRSIDPRPGLIVIASVQGEYTVKTLERRADRLWLAPANPRYTAIEVTSDSDLEIWGVVTHVIHRTMPEGGHARVRPG, from the coding sequence ATGCTGTGCCGCGTACAAGCCGGATTCCCTTCGCCGGCAGACGACTACGTGGAGCAGTCGCTCGATTTAAATGAGCATCTCGTACGCAATCCGCCTGCCACATACTTTGTACGCGCCTCCGGAGACTCTATGGAGGGAGTCGGTATCCGCCCAGGCGATCTGCTTGTGGTGGATCGCTCCATTGATCCGCGCCCTGGCTTAATCGTCATCGCTTCGGTGCAGGGCGAGTACACGGTCAAGACCCTGGAACGCCGCGCTGATCGACTGTGGCTGGCTCCGGCCAATCCCAGATATACGGCCATCGAGGTCACGTCGGACTCTGACCTGGAAATCTGGGGCGTGGTGACGCACGTCATTCACCGCACCATGCCGGAGGGCGGTCATGCCCGTGTACGCCCTGGCTGA
- a CDS encoding methyl-accepting chemotaxis protein, protein MKIRSITVEFCLVSSIVVLVCIAAMVFYINASTSRIITEIQHNEMQQMNGMASSALDDYISRFDSLSSFLAQSHTIINSAYSVSDDGQDLLRQQFALHPELVFLYIYGPDGNVTLGQSRGGEYAPDAELLSAYRGQLKQKGVERFISGRPFHDKATGAMAMAVARPLHDFIDGRLVGGLVLGVDFSRFVQSYIADLHIGGKGYAYMLDASGTIIAHPNEKVLFTQSAVFDQLKAAESEGKNAFEYFYKGDDKVQLFARNATTGWYINITALRDELSAPARRQQATLAAIGALAIMLLAGGLVFGLRKIITAPIESLKSYAGKLARSDFNATLEGRFRHEMAELAEDLRDTSSQLKRKFGFAKGVLDGITFPCFVIDHRKQVTFVNADFLALFERPGKPEDWLGKAPGELWHGDASKETQAWQAFTEDRPLREEALIRLAGGVEVSVNISATPIYDLDGVKIGVICLCYDLTAMRQAEASITSQNTAIADAAGRADEISQRLSSAAEQLSAQVETSRRGAEIQSERVAETATAVEQMNATVLDVARNAASASRKAGLANEKAGQGAEVVARTMEVMERIRAQTEELQRNMAVLGEQAQGIGQVMTVIEDIADQTNLLALNAAIEAARAGEAGRGFAVVADEVRKLAEKTMDATREVGGVIAAIQQGARQAVESTRKAEETVRLGADMAERSGQSLHEIMEVIGGTASEVAGIATAAEEQSATSEQISRATSEVNRISSETAQAMNDSANAVDELVALAQGLRRLISDMGA, encoded by the coding sequence ATGAAGATCCGCAGCATCACAGTGGAATTCTGTCTTGTCTCCTCCATCGTCGTGCTCGTGTGCATAGCGGCCATGGTCTTCTACATCAATGCCTCCACCTCTCGGATTATTACTGAGATTCAGCATAATGAGATGCAACAGATGAACGGGATGGCCTCCTCGGCACTGGATGATTACATATCCCGCTTCGATTCCCTGAGCAGTTTCCTTGCCCAGAGCCATACGATCATCAATAGCGCCTATTCCGTTTCGGACGATGGCCAGGATCTCCTGCGCCAGCAGTTCGCATTGCATCCGGAGCTTGTCTTTCTCTATATTTATGGTCCGGACGGGAATGTGACTCTCGGCCAAAGCCGGGGCGGCGAGTACGCGCCCGATGCGGAGCTTTTGTCGGCCTATCGGGGCCAGCTCAAGCAGAAGGGCGTGGAGCGCTTCATCTCCGGCCGCCCATTCCACGACAAAGCCACGGGCGCCATGGCCATGGCCGTTGCCAGGCCCCTGCACGATTTCATCGATGGCAGGTTGGTGGGCGGGCTGGTGCTCGGGGTTGATTTTTCCCGCTTCGTGCAGTCGTACATCGCCGACCTGCATATCGGCGGCAAGGGCTACGCCTACATGCTGGATGCAAGCGGAACCATCATAGCCCATCCGAACGAGAAGGTCCTGTTCACGCAGTCCGCTGTCTTCGACCAGCTCAAGGCCGCGGAGAGCGAGGGCAAAAATGCCTTCGAGTACTTCTACAAGGGCGATGACAAGGTCCAGCTCTTCGCACGCAATGCGACGACAGGCTGGTATATCAACATCACGGCCCTGCGAGATGAACTTTCCGCCCCGGCCCGGCGGCAGCAGGCAACGCTCGCCGCCATCGGTGCGCTCGCCATAATGCTTCTGGCCGGCGGGCTAGTTTTCGGCTTGCGGAAAATCATCACGGCGCCCATCGAGAGCCTCAAGAGCTATGCGGGCAAGCTGGCCCGCAGTGATTTCAACGCGACGCTCGAAGGTCGCTTCCGCCACGAAATGGCCGAGCTGGCCGAGGATCTGCGTGATACGTCGAGTCAATTGAAGAGGAAATTCGGCTTTGCCAAGGGCGTGCTCGACGGCATCACCTTCCCGTGCTTCGTGATTGACCACCGCAAACAGGTGACCTTCGTGAATGCGGATTTCCTGGCGCTCTTTGAGCGTCCGGGCAAGCCCGAGGACTGGTTGGGCAAGGCCCCCGGCGAACTCTGGCATGGCGACGCGTCGAAAGAAACCCAGGCCTGGCAGGCATTCACGGAGGATCGCCCGTTGCGGGAGGAGGCGCTCATTCGGCTTGCCGGCGGCGTCGAGGTATCGGTCAACATCAGCGCCACGCCCATCTATGACCTGGATGGAGTCAAAATCGGTGTCATTTGCCTGTGCTACGACCTGACCGCCATGCGTCAGGCCGAAGCCAGCATCACCAGCCAGAACACGGCCATCGCCGATGCCGCTGGCCGGGCCGACGAAATTTCCCAGCGTCTGTCCTCCGCCGCCGAGCAGCTGAGTGCCCAGGTGGAAACCTCGCGCCGGGGGGCCGAGATTCAAAGCGAGCGCGTGGCTGAAACGGCCACGGCCGTCGAGCAGATGAACGCCACGGTGCTCGACGTGGCGCGCAACGCCGCCAGCGCATCCCGCAAGGCCGGATTGGCCAACGAGAAGGCCGGCCAGGGAGCCGAGGTTGTCGCGCGCACCATGGAGGTCATGGAACGCATCAGGGCTCAGACCGAGGAGCTTCAGCGCAACATGGCCGTGCTGGGCGAACAGGCTCAAGGCATCGGCCAGGTCATGACGGTCATCGAGGATATCGCGGACCAGACCAACCTGCTGGCGCTCAACGCGGCCATCGAGGCGGCCAGGGCAGGCGAGGCCGGCCGGGGCTTCGCCGTGGTAGCCGACGAGGTGCGCAAGCTGGCCGAAAAAACCATGGACGCCACGCGCGAGGTGGGCGGGGTCATCGCCGCCATACAGCAAGGCGCCAGGCAGGCCGTGGAGTCCACGCGCAAGGCCGAGGAAACGGTCCGGCTCGGCGCGGACATGGCCGAGCGCTCAGGCCAGTCCCTGCACGAGATCATGGAGGTCATTGGCGGCACTGCCTCGGAAGTCGCCGGCATCGCCACTGCAGCCGAAGAACAGTCCGCCACCAGCGAGCAGATCAGCAGGGCCACGAGCGAAGTCAACCGCATTTCCAGCGAGACGGCGCAGGCCATGAACGACTCGGCCAATGCCGTGGACGAACTTGTGGCCCTGGCCCAGGGCCTGCGCCGACTCATCAGCGACATGGGTGCCTAG
- a CDS encoding PAS domain S-box protein: MQVSRESYEQLRMELEVERARAEALACDRNLLTALIESLSDEIWFCDAEANLKLLNKAARTELGLETSDLFRPLDDVNAQLEILNPDGTPRSLEEAPLRLALKGQAVQGEERIRHLKTSELRWREYRANPVRDERGDITGAVGLVRDITGIKRTEKALRESEERFQIALLHSPAVVFAKDRDLRFTWIYNHPFGLSPDEIIGHRLQDLFKQGEDDIQESIARTVIETGRSARLEAPIRVHGEITWWDIALEQTRDEHGQATGIIGVAFNITDRMKAEASLRESEEKFRKIFSSCPDPISISTLEDGRYIEVNDAFTRTSGFSRDEVIGKSSLDLGVWRAPEDRQQVIDKLKDKGSLRNFVSKRRTKAGKARTVLLSTEILEIAGQPCLLSVSKDITLLKKRESELRKREADYRSLVEHSPDSIVRFDRKLRRIYINPAFERVTGARHECSLNKTPSETTGLPVNSSAFEDTLREIFETGVPKEIDLSYLNPSGQRILHCWLVPEFGQDGQVETVLSIAHDITEHKQAEASMQLQQDRLETLLRLSQMTESTEDEILGFILETSIRLTGSRFGFLGAVHRDNGFMTFPKCSIGTMEHCDVKILPESFALDRAGLWSNCLRQAKPSIINDYSAEHPAKKGLPPGHVPITRLLAVPLLESGKVTFIAVVANKPDDYDQSDITQVILLLEGMLAHLKRRRAEEGHKQAREEAEAANRAKTEFLANMSHELRTPLNGVLGMIELAGMSCADPKTHDFLRLAKDSGRMLLDIINDLLDLAKIEAGKVELEKKVFNLREALDSTFYPVCMVAERKGLQCSLVVDQSVPEHLVGDQGRFRQVVTNLVGNAVKFTEKGEVNLSVMRIPHPFATDSVQIRFRVKDTGIGIPQDMHNAIFDDFTQVGRSYSSKYGGTGLGLAISRNLVNLMGGDISVVSEEGKGSTFTFTATFGLASDSPLVEAIEKTCGTAESKRLRVLVIEDNPINRIVAKELLTLQGCGTETADTGHEGLEKLRQSEYDCVLLDIRLPDMEGTEVLQRIRRGEAGNPKVCVVALTAYALQGDRNRFLQAGMDDYLAKPISSEDLLRVLKRIQKRR, from the coding sequence ATGCAAGTCAGCAGGGAATCCTACGAGCAACTAAGGATGGAACTGGAGGTAGAGCGGGCCCGTGCTGAAGCACTTGCCTGCGACCGCAATCTGCTGACGGCGCTAATAGAATCCTTGAGCGATGAGATATGGTTCTGCGATGCAGAGGCCAACCTCAAACTTCTGAATAAAGCCGCCAGGACCGAACTGGGGCTTGAAACCAGCGATCTGTTCCGTCCTCTGGACGATGTGAACGCGCAACTTGAAATCCTCAACCCCGATGGCACGCCCCGATCACTTGAGGAAGCCCCGCTGCGACTCGCTCTCAAAGGCCAGGCAGTCCAGGGCGAGGAACGCATCCGACATTTGAAAACGAGCGAGCTGCGTTGGCGAGAGTACCGAGCCAACCCGGTTAGAGATGAACGGGGAGACATAACCGGTGCTGTCGGGCTGGTCAGGGACATAACGGGTATAAAGCGCACAGAGAAGGCCTTGCGCGAGAGCGAAGAGCGATTTCAAATCGCCCTCCTCCATTCACCTGCCGTGGTTTTTGCCAAGGATCGCGATTTGCGTTTCACTTGGATCTACAATCACCCTTTCGGCCTGTCCCCCGATGAAATCATTGGTCACAGACTACAGGACCTGTTCAAGCAGGGCGAGGATGACATCCAGGAATCCATCGCCCGCACCGTGATCGAGACGGGTCGATCCGCAAGGCTTGAAGCGCCTATAAGAGTGCATGGCGAAATAACCTGGTGGGATATCGCTCTTGAGCAGACGCGCGACGAGCATGGTCAAGCCACCGGTATTATCGGGGTCGCCTTCAATATAACGGATCGAATGAAGGCAGAGGCCTCACTACGGGAAAGCGAAGAGAAATTCCGGAAGATATTCTCGTCCTGCCCAGACCCTATAAGCATCAGCACTCTTGAAGATGGAAGGTATATCGAGGTCAACGATGCTTTCACAAGGACAAGCGGCTTTTCGCGAGATGAAGTTATAGGAAAGAGCAGCCTCGACCTGGGAGTATGGCGAGCCCCGGAAGATAGGCAACAAGTCATAGACAAGCTAAAAGACAAAGGGAGCCTTCGTAACTTCGTCAGCAAGCGCCGTACAAAAGCCGGGAAAGCACGGACAGTGCTACTTTCGACGGAGATTCTTGAGATCGCGGGCCAACCCTGTTTGCTCAGCGTGTCCAAAGACATCACCCTGCTCAAAAAGCGCGAGAGTGAACTACGCAAACGTGAAGCGGATTACCGCTCGCTGGTGGAGCACTCTCCCGACAGCATCGTACGATTCGATCGGAAGCTGCGCAGGATCTACATCAACCCGGCCTTCGAAAGAGTGACCGGAGCCCGCCATGAGTGCAGCCTTAACAAGACGCCCAGCGAGACGACGGGCTTGCCTGTAAACAGTTCCGCGTTCGAGGACACCCTTCGCGAAATCTTCGAGACCGGCGTGCCCAAAGAGATTGATCTCTCATACCTGAACCCATCGGGCCAAAGAATACTCCACTGCTGGCTCGTGCCTGAATTTGGTCAAGATGGCCAGGTGGAGACGGTGCTCTCCATTGCCCATGACATAACCGAGCACAAGCAGGCTGAGGCTAGCATGCAGCTCCAGCAGGATCGGCTCGAAACGCTCCTGCGGCTAAGCCAGATGACGGAATCGACCGAGGACGAAATTCTGGGCTTCATTCTGGAGACATCTATCAGGCTAACCGGAAGCCGTTTCGGATTTCTTGGAGCGGTGCACAGGGACAACGGCTTCATGACGTTTCCCAAGTGCTCCATTGGGACGATGGAGCACTGCGACGTCAAAATCCTCCCTGAATCATTCGCTCTGGATAGAGCTGGCCTGTGGAGCAATTGCTTGCGTCAGGCGAAGCCGTCCATCATCAACGATTATTCGGCCGAGCATCCGGCCAAGAAAGGCCTGCCCCCAGGCCATGTGCCTATTACTCGCCTGCTTGCCGTGCCGCTTCTCGAATCCGGGAAGGTAACCTTCATAGCCGTGGTGGCGAACAAGCCGGATGATTACGATCAAAGTGACATCACTCAGGTTATCCTGCTTCTCGAAGGCATGCTTGCCCATCTGAAGAGGCGCCGGGCCGAGGAGGGCCACAAACAGGCCCGGGAGGAAGCGGAGGCGGCGAACAGGGCCAAAACCGAGTTCCTGGCCAATATGTCGCACGAGCTCCGCACGCCGCTCAACGGCGTGCTGGGCATGATCGAACTGGCCGGCATGAGCTGTGCGGACCCCAAGACCCATGACTTTCTCCGCCTGGCAAAAGATTCCGGAAGAATGCTCCTGGACATTATCAACGACCTCTTGGACCTCGCCAAGATCGAAGCCGGTAAGGTAGAGCTGGAGAAAAAAGTCTTTAATCTACGAGAGGCTTTGGACAGTACATTCTACCCTGTGTGCATGGTCGCTGAACGCAAGGGCCTGCAATGCTCGCTTGTCGTTGATCAATCCGTGCCTGAACACTTGGTCGGTGATCAGGGCCGCTTCAGGCAAGTCGTCACCAATCTCGTCGGCAACGCGGTTAAGTTCACGGAAAAGGGCGAAGTGAATCTTTCAGTCATGCGTATCCCCCACCCTTTCGCCACGGATTCCGTTCAAATCCGATTTAGAGTCAAAGATACGGGTATTGGCATACCTCAGGACATGCACAACGCCATCTTCGATGACTTCACCCAGGTGGGCCGATCCTACAGCAGCAAGTATGGCGGCACGGGCCTCGGCTTGGCCATCTCGCGCAACCTGGTCAACCTTATGGGAGGAGATATCTCGGTCGTAAGCGAAGAAGGCAAAGGGAGCACCTTCACATTTACCGCGACATTCGGGCTTGCCAGTGATTCCCCGCTTGTCGAAGCGATCGAGAAGACCTGCGGAACCGCAGAAAGCAAGCGGTTGCGTGTGCTGGTGATCGAAGACAACCCGATCAACCGCATTGTTGCGAAGGAACTCCTGACCTTGCAGGGATGCGGGACCGAAACAGCCGATACCGGCCATGAAGGGTTGGAGAAGCTGAGACAGTCTGAATACGACTGCGTACTCCTGGATATCCGCCTGCCGGACATGGAGGGCACGG
- a CDS encoding BrnT family toxin — translation MRYEWDQNKRGNLEKHGIDFLDAIEVLEGSPLMREDDRSDY, via the coding sequence ATGCGTTACGAGTGGGACCAGAACAAGCGCGGCAACCTTGAAAAGCACGGAATCGACTTTCTGGACGCCATCGAGGTGCTTGAGGGCTCGCCGCTCATGCGCGAGGATGACCGGAGCGACTACTGA
- a CDS encoding chemotaxis protein CheW, which yields MSENVKHTAGQYLTFTLAGEVFALDITAVKEVLELTAITRIPRMPDYLRGVINLRGQGVPVIDLRRKFGLECAKDSVNTCIIIVEVDGPEGRFNIGALADSVREVLEIGADEIMPAPKMGSAVKMDCIEGIGQQGDSFTIILKAERIFSGEELEQVQVPTPGVAEKIVIKPAVRVRQVQP from the coding sequence ATGAGCGAGAACGTGAAGCATACGGCCGGGCAGTACCTGACTTTCACTCTGGCCGGCGAGGTCTTCGCCCTCGACATCACCGCGGTGAAGGAAGTCCTCGAGCTAACGGCCATCACCCGGATTCCGCGGATGCCCGACTACCTGCGCGGGGTCATCAACCTGCGCGGGCAGGGCGTGCCGGTGATCGACCTGCGGCGTAAATTCGGCCTGGAGTGCGCCAAGGATTCGGTGAACACGTGCATCATCATCGTGGAGGTTGACGGCCCCGAGGGGCGGTTCAATATAGGCGCCCTGGCCGACTCGGTGCGCGAGGTTCTGGAGATCGGCGCGGACGAAATCATGCCTGCGCCGAAGATGGGCTCAGCAGTGAAGATGGACTGCATCGAGGGAATCGGCCAGCAGGGTGATAGCTTCACCATCATCCTCAAGGCCGAGCGGATCTTTTCCGGCGAGGAACTGGAGCAGGTCCAGGTGCCCACACCAGGTGTTGCCGAGAAGATCGTGATCAAGCCGGCGGTTCGGGTCAGGCAAGTCCAGCCGTAA